A stretch of Rhododendron vialii isolate Sample 1 chromosome 4a, ASM3025357v1 DNA encodes these proteins:
- the LOC131322204 gene encoding E3 ubiquitin ligase BIG BROTHER-related-like isoform X1 — protein sequence MDNSKADSNGAKTTADENPNNSGFGEQQEGLNMVRPSSAIRTPFTNLSQVDADLALARTLQEQERAYMMLRMGGDGSEYGSWEGGRYIHEDDEDFDDPIGDEYDRTDDGVDDGDNDDDEDEDDGDDDEDEDAFDVHAHAESGEDNNMSVGVELDPAFYPNDEAYARALQDAEDREMAARLLALAGINEREDEEEDNAGNSQDAWEEVDPDELSYEELIALGEVVGTESRGLSGDTIASLPSLNYQTQNTQDGSNDSCVICRLDYEDGDTLTLLSCKHSYHSECINNWLRINKLLVTGEVEHRSVR from the exons ATGGACAACTCGAAAGCTGATAGCAACGGAGCCAAAACCACAGCCGACGAAAACCCTAACAATTCAGGGTTTGGAGAACAACAAGAAGGATTGAACATGGTTCGGCCGTCGTCAGCGATAAGAACTCCTTTCACCAACCTCAGCCAGGTCGATGCTGATCTCGCCCTAGCCAGAACCTTGCAAGAACAg GAAAGAGCTTATATGATGCTAAGAATGGGTGGTGATGGGAGTGAGTATGGAAGTTGGGAAGGTGGAAGGTACATCCATGAGGATGATGAAGATTTCGATGATCCTATTGGAGATGAATATGACCGTACAGATGACGGTGTTGATGACGGCGACAAcgatgatgatgaagatgagGATGACGGcgatgatgatgaagatgagGACGCATTTGATGTGCATGCTCATGCTGAATCTGGAGAAGATAATAACATGAGCGTTGGTGTTGAGCTAGATCCTGCTTTTTATCCTAATGATGAGGCCTATGCTAGAGCGCTGCAAGATGCTGAAGACCGAGAAATGGCAGCAAGGCTGTTGGCCTTGGCTGGGATAAACGAAC GGGAAGATGAGGAAGAAGATAATGCTGGTAATTCCCAG GATGCTTGGGAGGAGGTTGATCCAGATGAATTATCATACGAG GAACTAATTGCGTTGGGTGAAGTTGTTGGGACTGAGAGTAGAGGGCTCTCTGGTGATACAATTGCCTCTTTACCTTCATTGAACTATCAGACGCAGAACACTCAAGATGGAAGCAACGATTC ATGTGTCATTTGCCGGTTGGACTATGAGGATGGTGACACCTTGACTCTACTTTCTTGCAAACATTCATATCACTCGGAATGCATAAATAATTGGCTACGGATTAATAAG CTTCTCGTGACAGGAGAGGTTGAGCACAGGAGTGTACGTTGA
- the LOC131322204 gene encoding E3 ubiquitin ligase BIG BROTHER-related-like isoform X2: MDNSKADSNGAKTTADENPNNSGFGEQQEGLNMVRPSSAIRTPFTNLSQVDADLALARTLQEQERAYMMLRMGGDGSEYGSWEGGRYIHEDDEDFDDPIGDEYDRTDDGVDDGDNDDDEDEDDGDDDEDEDAFDVHAHAESGEDNNMSVGVELDPAFYPNDEAYARALQDAEDREMAARLLALAGINEREDEEEDNAGNSQDAWEEVDPDELSYEELIALGEVVGTESRGLSGDTIASLPSLNYQTQNTQDGSNDSCVICRLDYEDGDTLTLLSCKHSYHSECINNWLRINKVCPVCSTEVSTS, translated from the exons ATGGACAACTCGAAAGCTGATAGCAACGGAGCCAAAACCACAGCCGACGAAAACCCTAACAATTCAGGGTTTGGAGAACAACAAGAAGGATTGAACATGGTTCGGCCGTCGTCAGCGATAAGAACTCCTTTCACCAACCTCAGCCAGGTCGATGCTGATCTCGCCCTAGCCAGAACCTTGCAAGAACAg GAAAGAGCTTATATGATGCTAAGAATGGGTGGTGATGGGAGTGAGTATGGAAGTTGGGAAGGTGGAAGGTACATCCATGAGGATGATGAAGATTTCGATGATCCTATTGGAGATGAATATGACCGTACAGATGACGGTGTTGATGACGGCGACAAcgatgatgatgaagatgagGATGACGGcgatgatgatgaagatgagGACGCATTTGATGTGCATGCTCATGCTGAATCTGGAGAAGATAATAACATGAGCGTTGGTGTTGAGCTAGATCCTGCTTTTTATCCTAATGATGAGGCCTATGCTAGAGCGCTGCAAGATGCTGAAGACCGAGAAATGGCAGCAAGGCTGTTGGCCTTGGCTGGGATAAACGAAC GGGAAGATGAGGAAGAAGATAATGCTGGTAATTCCCAG GATGCTTGGGAGGAGGTTGATCCAGATGAATTATCATACGAG GAACTAATTGCGTTGGGTGAAGTTGTTGGGACTGAGAGTAGAGGGCTCTCTGGTGATACAATTGCCTCTTTACCTTCATTGAACTATCAGACGCAGAACACTCAAGATGGAAGCAACGATTC ATGTGTCATTTGCCGGTTGGACTATGAGGATGGTGACACCTTGACTCTACTTTCTTGCAAACATTCATATCACTCGGAATGCATAAATAATTGGCTACGGATTAATAAG